From Hartmannibacter diazotrophicus, a single genomic window includes:
- the purE gene encoding 5-(carboxyamino)imidazole ribonucleotide mutase has product MSETPVAIIMGSQSDWATMKHAALTLDALGIGHADRIVSAHRTPDRLVDFAKSARDAGFKVIIAGAGGAAHLPGMTASMTPLPVFGVPVESKALSGKDSLLSIVQMPGGIPVGTLAIGKPGAINAALLAAAVLALGDAELAARLDAYRARQTDAVALEPVDEEPAK; this is encoded by the coding sequence ATGAGTGAGACCCCTGTCGCCATTATCATGGGAAGCCAGTCCGACTGGGCGACCATGAAGCACGCCGCCCTGACGCTGGACGCCCTCGGGATCGGCCACGCCGACAGGATCGTCTCGGCGCACCGCACGCCGGACCGTCTGGTGGACTTCGCCAAATCCGCCAGGGACGCCGGCTTCAAGGTCATCATCGCCGGTGCCGGCGGCGCGGCGCACCTGCCCGGCATGACGGCCTCGATGACCCCCCTGCCGGTCTTCGGCGTTCCCGTCGAGAGCAAGGCTCTGAGCGGCAAGGACAGCCTCCTCTCCATCGTCCAGATGCCCGGCGGCATTCCGGTCGGAACGCTCGCGATCGGCAAGCCCGGCGCGATCAACGCCGCCCTTCTCGCCGCTGCCGTGCTGGCGCTGGGCGATGCGGAGCTTGCCGCGCGCCTCGACGCTTACCGCGCCCGCCAGACCGACGCCGTCGCGCTCGAGCCTGTCGACGAGGAGCCCGCAAAGTGA
- a CDS encoding 5-(carboxyamino)imidazole ribonucleotide synthase — protein sequence MSPAPLAPGAVIGILGGGQLGRMIALAAARLGFDCHVYCPEPDSPAFRVAARHTVAAYDDVEALAAFAADVDVVTYEFENVPAETAHLIAARRPLYPDARALAITQDRLAEKTFLSETGIAVAPFATVDTAADIEAAIAGTGLPAIIKTRRFGYDGKGQARVETAGDIAQALKRFGGNLILEGFVPFAMEVSAIVVRGRDGMADVYDIGENRHANHILDETIVPAPIDPATAEAARELGLSIARALDYIGVLGVEMFLVRDKDGERIVVNELAPRVHNSGHWTEDAALTSQFENHVRAIAGWPIGSTERLAGVTMKNLIGEEANDALSIVADPQARLHLYGKREARPGRKMGHVNRLTRL from the coding sequence GTGAGTCCAGCACCGCTTGCGCCCGGCGCCGTGATCGGCATTCTCGGCGGCGGCCAGCTCGGCCGCATGATCGCCCTTGCCGCCGCCCGCCTCGGCTTCGACTGCCATGTCTATTGCCCCGAGCCGGACAGCCCCGCCTTCCGCGTCGCCGCAAGGCATACGGTGGCGGCCTATGACGACGTCGAGGCGCTCGCCGCCTTCGCCGCCGACGTCGATGTCGTCACCTACGAATTCGAGAACGTGCCGGCCGAGACCGCCCATCTGATCGCCGCGAGGAGGCCGCTCTACCCCGATGCGCGGGCGCTGGCGATCACGCAGGACCGTCTTGCCGAGAAGACGTTTCTCTCCGAGACGGGCATCGCGGTCGCCCCCTTCGCCACGGTCGACACGGCGGCGGACATCGAGGCGGCAATCGCCGGCACCGGCCTGCCGGCGATCATCAAGACGCGCCGCTTCGGCTACGACGGCAAGGGGCAGGCCCGCGTCGAGACGGCCGGCGACATTGCGCAGGCGCTGAAGCGCTTCGGCGGCAATCTCATCCTGGAAGGCTTCGTTCCCTTCGCGATGGAGGTCTCGGCCATCGTCGTGCGCGGCCGCGACGGCATGGCCGACGTCTACGACATCGGCGAGAACCGCCACGCCAACCACATTCTCGATGAGACAATCGTGCCCGCGCCGATCGATCCGGCGACCGCCGAGGCCGCGCGCGAACTCGGCCTTTCGATCGCCAGGGCACTCGACTACATCGGCGTCCTCGGCGTCGAGATGTTCCTCGTGCGCGACAAGGACGGCGAGCGCATCGTCGTCAACGAGCTTGCCCCGCGCGTTCACAACTCCGGCCACTGGACGGAAGACGCGGCGCTGACCTCGCAGTTCGAGAATCATGTCCGCGCCATTGCCGGCTGGCCGATTGGCTCCACTGAGCGCCTTGCCGGCGTCACGATGAAGAATCTCATTGGCGAGGAGGCGAACGACGCGCTGTCGATCGTCGCCGATCCGCAGGCACGGCTTCATCTCTACGGCAAGCGGGAGGCAAGGCCGGGGCGCAAGATGGGCCACGTCAACCGGCTGACACGCCTATAG
- the rpsU gene encoding 30S ribosomal protein S21 → MVPNGGFHRLSPPGQSFEFTGRLRVQVLVRDNNVDQALKALKKKMQREGIFREMKLRDHYEKPSEKRAREKAEAVRRARKLARKRAQREGLLPGKGR, encoded by the coding sequence ATGGTACCGAACGGTGGTTTCCACCGCTTATCCCCGCCGGGACAATCATTCGAATTCACGGGAAGGTTACGCGTGCAGGTACTCGTTCGCGACAACAATGTTGATCAGGCTCTCAAGGCGCTCAAGAAGAAGATGCAGCGCGAGGGTATTTTCCGCGAGATGAAGCTTCGCGATCACTACGAGAAGCCCTCGGAGAAGCGTGCGCGCGAGAAGGCCGAGGCCGTCCGCCGCGCCCGCAAGCTGGCGCGCAAGCGGGCCCAGCGCGAAGGCCTGCTCCCGGGCAAGGGCCGCTGA
- a CDS encoding tetratricopeptide repeat protein, whose translation MMQRFSRGLTASLLLGASLALSGCVSGGSDQTADLERVTLNPNAASPENISSLSEVIARNPQDASAYNIRGSAYGQAGRYREAIQDFSTAIQLNPNLYQAYANRGLVYRRIGQPQKALADYNAAIQINPQYGSAYRQRGSIYRQLGQTQLALQDFNTAISISSSDAGAYYNRALIYQAQGQHDIAISEFTTAMALDPNLPDAFNGRGQSELALGRDKEALQDFAAAVNRNKNSAVFWTNLGIAQIRLGQQKEGLASVRRGAALDPKYRPAQDALSQFGAG comes from the coding sequence ATGATGCAGCGCTTTTCCCGCGGATTGACAGCCTCTCTTCTTCTCGGTGCCTCGCTGGCCCTTTCGGGCTGCGTCAGCGGTGGCTCCGACCAGACGGCCGATCTTGAGCGGGTCACGCTCAATCCCAATGCCGCCTCGCCGGAGAATATCTCGTCCCTGTCGGAAGTGATCGCGCGCAATCCACAGGATGCCAGCGCCTACAACATCCGCGGCTCGGCCTACGGGCAGGCGGGGCGCTACCGGGAAGCGATCCAGGATTTCTCCACGGCGATCCAGCTCAATCCGAATCTCTATCAGGCCTACGCCAACCGCGGCCTCGTCTATCGCCGCATCGGCCAGCCGCAGAAGGCCCTGGCCGACTACAACGCGGCGATCCAGATCAACCCGCAATATGGCTCGGCCTATCGCCAGCGCGGCTCGATCTACCGCCAGCTCGGCCAGACGCAGTTGGCCCTGCAGGATTTCAACACCGCGATCTCGATCTCGTCGTCCGATGCCGGCGCCTATTACAATCGCGCGCTGATCTATCAGGCGCAGGGCCAGCATGACATCGCGATCTCCGAGTTCACCACCGCGATGGCGCTCGATCCCAACCTGCCGGACGCCTTCAACGGCCGCGGGCAGAGCGAGCTTGCGCTCGGCCGCGACAAGGAAGCCCTGCAGGACTTTGCCGCAGCCGTGAACCGCAACAAGAACTCCGCCGTCTTCTGGACCAACCTCGGCATCGCCCAGATTCGTCTCGGCCAGCAGAAGGAGGGCCTTGCCTCCGTGCGGCGCGGTGCAGCCCTCGATCCGAAATACCGGCCGGCCCAGGACGCCTTGAGCCAGTTCGGCGCCGGCTGA
- a CDS encoding NAD(P)(+) transhydrogenase (Re/Si-specific) subunit beta encodes MSANVMASLYLVSAVLFIMALRGLSSPVTSRKGNLYGMVGMGIAILTTLAGIHLSVGSIALIVIALAIGGGAGAVIARKIAMTAMPQLVAAFHSLVGLAAVMVAAGALYAPSALGIGEVGSIHGQALVEMSLGVAIGAITFTGSVIAFLKLDGRMSGKPIMLPGRHVINIALAAALVILIVVLVNTESHAVFWLITLAALALGILIIIPIGGADMPVVVSMLNSYSGWAAAGIGFTLGNTALIITGALVGSSGAILSYIMCKGMNRSFISVILGGFGGETAGPAGGAVETRPVKQGSAEDAAFIMKNAGKVIIVPGYGMAVAQAQHALREMADKLKEEGVEVKYAIHPVAGRMPGHMNVLLAEANVPYDEVFELEDINSEFAQADVAFVIGANDVTNPAAKTDPTSAIYGMPILDVDKAKTVLFIKRGMGSGYAGVENELFFRDNTMMLFADAKKMVENIIKNLE; translated from the coding sequence ATGTCCGCGAATGTGATGGCGAGCCTTTATCTCGTCTCTGCTGTTCTGTTCATCATGGCGCTGAGGGGGCTTTCCAGCCCCGTGACCTCGCGCAAGGGCAACCTCTACGGCATGGTCGGCATGGGGATCGCGATCCTCACGACGCTGGCCGGCATCCATCTCTCCGTCGGCTCGATCGCGCTGATCGTGATCGCGCTCGCCATCGGCGGCGGCGCCGGCGCGGTCATCGCCCGCAAGATCGCCATGACGGCGATGCCGCAGCTGGTCGCGGCCTTCCACTCGCTCGTCGGCCTTGCCGCGGTGATGGTGGCGGCCGGCGCGCTCTACGCCCCCTCGGCGCTCGGCATCGGCGAGGTCGGCTCGATCCACGGCCAGGCGCTGGTCGAGATGAGCCTCGGTGTCGCCATCGGCGCGATCACCTTCACCGGCTCGGTCATCGCCTTCCTGAAGCTCGACGGGCGGATGTCCGGCAAGCCGATCATGCTGCCCGGCCGGCACGTGATCAACATCGCGCTCGCCGCCGCCCTCGTCATCCTGATCGTCGTGCTGGTCAACACCGAGAGCCACGCCGTCTTCTGGCTGATCACGCTGGCGGCGCTGGCGCTCGGCATCCTGATCATCATCCCGATCGGCGGCGCGGACATGCCCGTCGTCGTCTCGATGCTGAACAGCTACTCGGGCTGGGCGGCGGCCGGCATCGGCTTCACGCTCGGCAACACGGCGCTGATCATCACCGGCGCCCTCGTCGGCTCGTCGGGCGCGATCCTCTCCTACATCATGTGCAAGGGCATGAACCGGTCGTTCATCTCGGTCATCCTCGGCGGCTTCGGCGGCGAGACGGCGGGCCCGGCGGGCGGCGCGGTGGAGACCCGGCCGGTCAAGCAGGGCTCGGCGGAGGATGCGGCCTTCATCATGAAGAACGCCGGCAAGGTGATCATCGTGCCGGGCTACGGCATGGCGGTCGCCCAGGCCCAGCATGCGCTGCGCGAGATGGCCGACAAGCTCAAGGAGGAGGGCGTCGAGGTCAAATACGCCATCCACCCGGTCGCCGGCCGCATGCCCGGGCACATGAACGTGCTGCTGGCAGAAGCGAACGTGCCCTATGACGAGGTGTTCGAGCTGGAAGACATCAACTCCGAGTTCGCCCAGGCCGACGTTGCCTTCGTCATCGGCGCCAACGACGTCACCAACCCGGCGGCCAAGACCGACCCGACCTCGGCCATCTACGGCATGCCGATCCTCGACGTCGACAAGGCCAAGACCGTGCTGTTCATCAAGCGCGGCATGGGATCGGGCTATGCCGGCGTCGAGAACGAGCTCTTCTTCCGCGACAACACCATGATGCTCTTCGCCGACGCCAAGAAAATGGTCGAGAACATCATCAAGAACCTCGAGTGA
- a CDS encoding NAD(P) transhydrogenase subunit alpha: MATLSPDEALERARAAAEAARLAADQAAEAAKAAGSIVDQLAGAAHNGLDDGIGAAVHSMSGGAIDPFVFRLSIFVLAIFVGYYVVWSVTPALHTPLMSVTNAISSVIIVGALLAVGVDLSTSASAGMARGFGFVAVILAAVNIFGGFLVTSRMLAMYKKKG; the protein is encoded by the coding sequence ATGGCAACACTTTCACCCGACGAGGCGCTGGAGCGCGCCCGGGCGGCGGCGGAGGCGGCCCGGCTTGCCGCCGACCAGGCCGCCGAGGCGGCCAAAGCCGCCGGCTCCATCGTGGACCAGCTTGCGGGCGCCGCGCATAACGGCCTCGACGACGGCATCGGCGCGGCCGTCCATTCCATGAGCGGGGGCGCGATCGATCCCTTCGTCTTCCGCCTGTCGATCTTCGTGCTCGCGATCTTCGTCGGCTACTACGTGGTCTGGTCGGTGACGCCGGCCCTCCACACGCCGCTGATGAGCGTCACCAACGCGATCTCGTCGGTGATCATCGTCGGCGCGCTGCTGGCGGTGGGCGTCGATCTGTCGACGTCGGCGTCGGCGGGCATGGCGCGCGGCTTCGGCTTCGTCGCCGTGATCCTTGCGGCGGTGAACATCTTCGGCGGCTTCCTGGTCACCAGCCGGATGCTGGCGATGTACAAGAAGAAGGGATAA
- a CDS encoding Re/Si-specific NAD(P)(+) transhydrogenase subunit alpha yields the protein MRIAVPKEVASGEGRVAVVPDVVKRYVGLGAEVVVETGAGALSRIPDGEYEAAGAKIAGSAADTYAGADVVLKVRRPEAEELGLIPKGALVIATMDPYGHEDAVKAMAEAGLVAVAMEFMPRITRAQVMDVLSSQANLAGYQAVIDAAEVYDRAFPMMMTAAGTVPAARVFVMGAGVAGLQAIATAKRLGAVVSATDVRPASKEQVESLGGKFIAVEDEEFKQAETAAGYAKPMSAEYQAKQAALVAEHIKKQDVVITTALIPGRQAPRLVTAEMLASMRPGSVLVDLAVERGGNVEGAVAGEIVEIGAVKIVGHRNVAGRIAATASQLYAKNLYAFVETLVDKEAKALKVDYEDELVKATVLTRDGAVVHPAFAPKEAA from the coding sequence ATGCGAATTGCCGTCCCTAAAGAGGTTGCATCTGGCGAGGGCCGCGTTGCGGTGGTTCCGGATGTTGTGAAGCGTTATGTCGGCCTTGGTGCCGAGGTGGTTGTGGAGACGGGCGCCGGTGCGCTGTCGCGGATACCGGACGGCGAGTATGAGGCGGCGGGGGCGAAGATCGCCGGCTCGGCGGCGGACACCTATGCCGGCGCCGACGTGGTGCTGAAGGTGCGCCGTCCCGAGGCGGAAGAGCTTGGCCTGATCCCGAAGGGCGCGCTGGTGATCGCCACCATGGACCCCTATGGCCACGAGGACGCGGTCAAGGCGATGGCGGAGGCCGGGCTCGTCGCGGTGGCGATGGAGTTCATGCCGCGCATCACTCGCGCGCAGGTGATGGACGTTCTGTCGTCCCAGGCCAACCTTGCCGGCTACCAGGCGGTGATCGACGCGGCCGAGGTCTACGACCGGGCCTTCCCGATGATGATGACGGCGGCGGGCACGGTGCCGGCGGCGCGCGTCTTCGTGATGGGCGCGGGCGTTGCCGGCCTGCAGGCGATCGCGACCGCCAAGCGCCTCGGCGCGGTGGTGTCGGCCACCGACGTGCGGCCGGCCTCCAAGGAGCAGGTGGAGTCGCTCGGCGGCAAGTTCATCGCGGTCGAGGACGAGGAGTTCAAGCAGGCCGAGACGGCGGCGGGCTACGCCAAGCCGATGTCGGCCGAGTATCAGGCCAAGCAGGCCGCCCTCGTTGCCGAACACATCAAGAAGCAGGACGTCGTGATCACCACGGCGCTGATCCCGGGCCGGCAGGCGCCGCGGCTGGTGACGGCCGAGATGCTCGCCTCCATGCGGCCGGGCTCGGTGCTGGTGGATCTGGCGGTGGAGCGCGGCGGCAACGTGGAAGGCGCGGTCGCCGGCGAGATCGTCGAGATCGGGGCGGTGAAGATCGTCGGCCACAGGAACGTGGCGGGCCGCATCGCGGCGACGGCCTCGCAGCTCTATGCCAAGAACCTCTACGCCTTCGTGGAGACGCTGGTCGACAAGGAGGCCAAGGCGCTCAAGGTCGACTACGAGGACGAACTGGTGAAGGCGACGGTGCTGACGCGCGACGGCGCGGTGGTACATCCGGCGTTTGCGCCGAAAGAGGCCGCGTAA
- a CDS encoding aa3-type cytochrome c oxidase subunit IV — translation MAEHTSAMDYDAHEKTYANFIHMVKYGTAAVVVILVLMAVFLL, via the coding sequence ATGGCTGAGCATACCAGCGCGATGGACTATGACGCCCATGAGAAGACCTATGCCAATTTCATCCATATGGTGAAATACGGCACGGCGGCTGTCGTGGTCATTCTGGTTCTGATGGCTGTTTTCCTCCTCTGA
- a CDS encoding ABC1 kinase family protein: MRYARVGTNIGGVAAKIGANRLLGRDDANSAASLAATLGNLKGPLMKVAQLLATVPDVLPPEYAEELSQLQSNAPPMGPAFVKRRMTAELGLGWERRFKSFDRQPAHAASLGQVHKAVSLKGEALAVKLQYPDMASAVEADLSQLDLIFSLHRRMGAVIDTTEIRQEISERIREELDYEREARHAALYAAMLSGQPLVRVPSVHRELSTRRLLTMGWLEGRRLLDYKTASLEDRNRIAKAMFTAWWHPFAGHGVIHGDPHLGNYSAFEEDGRPEGINLLDYGCVRIFPPSFVAGVVELYRGLQEDDEARIVSAYETWGFKGLTKRLVEILNIWARFIYGPLLDDRVRTIADGVSPGAYGRKEAFRVHQALKEEGPVRVPREFVFMDRAAIGLGAVFLHLAAELNFHTLFNEAIEGFRIEDLAARQQRALEVAGL, translated from the coding sequence ATGCGCTATGCGCGCGTCGGCACCAATATCGGCGGCGTGGCCGCGAAGATCGGCGCCAATCGCCTGCTCGGCCGGGACGATGCCAATTCGGCGGCCTCGCTTGCGGCCACTCTCGGCAATCTCAAGGGACCGCTGATGAAGGTGGCGCAACTGCTTGCCACCGTGCCCGACGTGCTGCCGCCCGAATATGCCGAGGAACTTTCCCAGCTTCAGTCCAACGCCCCGCCGATGGGCCCGGCCTTCGTCAAGCGCCGGATGACCGCCGAACTCGGCCTCGGCTGGGAAAGGCGGTTCAAGAGCTTCGATCGCCAGCCGGCGCACGCCGCCTCGCTCGGGCAGGTCCACAAGGCCGTCAGCCTCAAGGGCGAGGCGCTTGCGGTGAAGCTGCAGTATCCCGACATGGCCTCGGCCGTGGAGGCCGATCTTTCGCAGCTCGATCTCATCTTCTCGCTGCACCGGCGCATGGGCGCCGTGATCGACACGACCGAGATCCGGCAGGAGATCTCGGAGCGGATCCGCGAGGAACTCGATTATGAGCGCGAGGCACGTCACGCCGCGCTCTACGCGGCCATGCTGTCGGGCCAGCCGCTGGTCCGCGTGCCGTCTGTCCACAGGGAATTGTCCACCCGCCGTCTCCTGACCATGGGCTGGCTGGAGGGGCGGCGGCTGCTCGACTACAAGACCGCCTCGCTGGAGGACCGCAACCGGATCGCCAAGGCGATGTTCACCGCCTGGTGGCATCCCTTCGCCGGTCATGGCGTGATCCATGGCGATCCGCATCTCGGCAACTACAGCGCCTTCGAGGAGGACGGCCGGCCTGAGGGAATCAACCTGCTCGACTACGGCTGCGTGCGCATCTTTCCGCCGTCCTTCGTCGCCGGGGTCGTCGAGCTTTACCGCGGGCTCCAGGAAGACGACGAGGCGCGCATCGTGTCCGCCTACGAGACCTGGGGCTTCAAGGGCCTGACGAAGCGGCTCGTCGAAATCCTCAACATCTGGGCGCGCTTCATCTACGGACCGCTGCTCGACGACCGGGTGCGCACGATTGCCGACGGCGTCAGCCCTGGCGCTTATGGCCGCAAGGAAGCTTTTCGGGTGCATCAGGCCCTGAAGGAGGAGGGGCCGGTGCGGGTGCCGCGCGAGTTCGTCTTCATGGACCGGGCCGCCATCGGTCTTGGCGCGGTCTTTCTTCACCTTGCCGCCGAGCTCAATTTCCACACGCTGTTCAATGAGGCGATCGAGGGGTTCCGCATCGAGGATCTCGCCGCCAGGCAGCAGCGGGCGCTCGAGGTCGCGGGGCTTTGA
- a CDS encoding type II toxin-antitoxin system death-on-curing family toxin, translating to MSETTAIPEPVWLTREIVEAIHDEQLAIFGGPSGLRDAGALESALGRPLNRFAYQGGDLADLAAAYAFGIARNHPFVDGNKRAAFLSLIVFLGLNGFDFLAPEADAAAIILSLAAGEVEEEGLARWIRDRLGGAGPG from the coding sequence ATGTCGGAGACCACCGCTATTCCCGAGCCGGTGTGGCTGACGCGCGAAATCGTCGAAGCCATCCACGACGAGCAACTCGCCATTTTTGGCGGGCCTTCTGGTCTGCGCGATGCAGGGGCCTTGGAATCCGCTCTCGGGCGGCCGCTCAACCGCTTTGCTTATCAAGGCGGAGATTTGGCGGATTTGGCGGCTGCCTATGCCTTCGGCATTGCCCGCAATCACCCATTCGTGGATGGCAACAAGCGGGCGGCATTCCTGTCACTCATCGTCTTTCTGGGGCTGAACGGGTTTGATTTCCTCGCGCCTGAGGCGGATGCCGCCGCCATCATCCTGTCCCTTGCCGCCGGCGAGGTCGAGGAAGAGGGGCTTGCCCGCTGGATCCGGGACCGGCTCGGCGGCGCCGGGCCGGGGTGA
- a CDS encoding AbrB/MazE/SpoVT family DNA-binding domain-containing protein: MKLELKKIGNSTGVILPKELLVELGLEQGDTVFVSKTPDGGVRLSPADPTFDKAMEIARKAMKTYSNTLRELAK; this comes from the coding sequence ATGAAGCTGGAACTGAAGAAGATCGGCAACTCGACCGGCGTCATCCTGCCGAAGGAATTGCTGGTGGAACTCGGTCTCGAACAAGGGGACACGGTCTTCGTCAGCAAGACACCGGATGGCGGCGTCAGGCTTTCGCCAGCCGACCCGACCTTCGACAAGGCCATGGAGATCGCCCGCAAGGCGATGAAGACCTATAGCAACACGCTTCGCGAACTTGCCAAGTAG
- a CDS encoding YkgJ family cysteine cluster protein yields the protein MATIVNGRNCEGCGLCCMVPAVIELEKPVGRWCPHCSTRKRCDIYADRPQECRDFHCGYLTVAVLGEEWKPSRSKIILTAELDGQRVLALVDPARPDAWRQEPFQGQLRAWAKAAVPHGGQIVVKIGHRAIVVLPDRDVDLGEVGPGDAIITEQRNTPAGPVLNAFKVPLDDPRVPKPA from the coding sequence ATGGCGACGATCGTCAACGGCAGAAACTGCGAGGGCTGCGGCCTGTGCTGCATGGTGCCGGCGGTGATCGAACTGGAAAAGCCCGTCGGCCGCTGGTGCCCGCATTGTTCCACCCGCAAGCGCTGCGACATCTACGCCGACCGGCCGCAGGAGTGCCGGGACTTTCATTGCGGCTATCTGACGGTGGCGGTCCTTGGCGAGGAATGGAAACCGTCCCGCAGCAAGATCATCCTGACGGCGGAGCTGGATGGCCAGCGTGTTCTCGCCCTCGTCGATCCGGCCCGTCCCGACGCCTGGCGGCAGGAGCCGTTTCAGGGGCAACTGCGGGCCTGGGCGAAGGCCGCCGTTCCGCATGGCGGCCAGATCGTCGTCAAGATCGGCCATCGCGCCATCGTGGTGCTTCCCGACCGCGACGTGGACCTCGGCGAGGTCGGCCCCGGCGATGCGATCATCACCGAGCAGCGCAACACGCCCGCCGGTCCCGTTCTCAATGCCTTCAAGGTTCCGCTCGACGATCCGAGGGTGCCGAAGCCTGCGTGA